One genomic window of Monodelphis domestica isolate mMonDom1 chromosome 1, mMonDom1.pri, whole genome shotgun sequence includes the following:
- the LOC107651058 gene encoding basic proline-rich protein-like — protein MTEPPPAAGGAGPPPRRRLTRPAGPEGAPRPPAREDTRPHRFQPARLPPSSLSPPVELGPRLSPPAAVGSGWRRRRRQRQHLPAARPGPPVRAGSRREEGRGTASPAPPRTRLIGPVHSPSATPPAPTSGTPTAQAPYLHICAQAADWPGWAGLLPRLWPLLRWRRLRLQKRRGASSQSSFPSRPDLGSREGGGRAMRGRGCPSSIKAPRRRKPNPQHGYSQPPRRPPDAGRSPRQRRPRLGRPLVGARHSAAPRPAPFRDPAPSHGSAATSGPSSASLLTSDTRPPLNPPLAPDAAQPPRHGPSSDPRQPTRGGHPARPKPRAGTARHASSSGHCPRGSVLA, from the coding sequence ATGACGGAGCCGCCCCCCGCCGCCGGCGGCGCCGGCCCCCCACCTCGGCGAAGACTGACACGACCGGCTGGCCCTGAAGGGGCACCGAGACCACCCGCCAGAGAAGACACCCGCCCCCACCGGTTCCAGCCCGCGCGCCTCCCGCCCTCCAGCCTCTCCCCACCAGTTGAGCTGGGGCCCCGGCTCTCCCCTCCGGCGGCAGTTGGCAGCGGTTGGCGGCGgaggcggcggcagcggcagcacTTACCGGCGGCGCGGCCAGGCCCCCCTGTCAGAGCGGGGtcgaggagggaggagggaaggggcacCGCCTCCCCCGCGCCGCCACGCACCCGCCTGATTGGCCCAGTTCACTCCCCAAGCGCGACCCCACCAGCCCCAACGAGCGGCACACCGACAGCACAGGCGCCTTATTTGCATATTTGTGCCCAAGCCGCTGATTGGCCCGGATGGGCGGGGCTGCTGCCGCGGCTGTGGCCCCTTCTGCGGTGGAGGAGACTTAGGCTGCAAAAGAGAAGAGGCGCCTCATCCCagtcttcttttccttccagGCCCGACCTAGGctcaagggagggagggggaagggcgaTGAGGGGGCGGGGTTGTCCCAGCTCCATCAAGGCTCCGCGGCGCCGCAAACCCAATCCCCAGCACGGTTACTCCCAGCCTCCTCGCAGGCCGCCAGATGCTGGGAGGTCTCCCAGGCAGAGAAGACCGAGGCTGGGGCGCCCTCTGGTCGGAGCTCGGCATAGTGCagcgccccgccccgcccctttCCGCGACCCCGCCCCTTCCCACGGCTCCGCCGCCACGTCAGGGCCCAGCTCGGCCTCTCTGCTTACATCCGACACCCGCCCACCCCTCAACCCCCCCCTCGCCCCGGACGCGGCCCAGCCGCCACGTCATGGCCCATCCTCGGACCCCCGCCAGCCTACTCGGGGCGGCCACCCAGCCAGACCTAAGCCCAGGGCGGGCACAGCGAGGCATGCATCATCATCTGGCCACTGCCCGCGTGGTTCAGTCTTGGCTTGA